In one window of Episyrphus balteatus chromosome 3, idEpiBalt1.1, whole genome shotgun sequence DNA:
- the LOC129916437 gene encoding uncharacterized protein LOC129916437 produces the protein MSVEKCLFINGRQKPFNVRELMKIDFPNLPLSDKLRVLELGPPRPKFCFQVEKETTNTTNSTQNGKTKSEKKTSHKKDCQMIQASKIYKEFDWACGCEFKKLFYCYPCVLLNVSNQKGSANPSIKFRNHHLKQESHIKNALDIALLGKTITINKLENGVHKTHNESVRRNRQLLVRIIKGFLDSSSLYEYVLNGECSWNAKLDPCSLMEVVYKVDNTLKECYEQSPFFNAIKPDILQEQILKAALQLYQSKVLEEVNAAKYIAIITEETTDLVQKDQIALTLRYITDNRVVERFWTLLKPPERNPKAITERLLAELNKILPTNKDKLIAQSHIGGVIFSPQIADLHRLITVEYRNAIYVHYHAYKLTEVMERAVCQNSRVRDFFANLYGMYGFFERQPRILQAFYDATPVYCEGSFEKGALVFIYENKRELLNFMILLHTDLDSSPQFIREADVCEKLLTDDSFMYFLSFFYYLMADVNVFYVSLQNSFVDSVKISQGINEFLDEIRKTKDAIAVENSDNDDKTSEAFMRAFAKIEVCNVILKEIQERFSFTNHWEAHILFKSEQYYKFHGNFPDSILQNAIEYFKFQYPDKLRIELQILYTRTDMMICRNAHDLLYMFQKYKLTSIFEKTTALLHVILTIPTMLMDAESKICAMRRVRRAAALASNQSSETGLTMLLAERETLLSFSDFAESLVDVFVKQERHQNEFTYY, from the exons ATGAGCGTCGAAAAATGCCTTTTCATAAATGGTCGTCAAAAACCCTTCAACGTTCGTGAATTAATGAAAATAGACTTTCCAAATCTTCCATTATCTGATAAATTAAGAGTATTAGAATTGGGTCCACCTAGaccgaaattttgttttcaagttgaaaaagaaacaacaaacaCTACAAATTCAACACAAAATGGTAAAAcgaaaagtgagaaaaaaacaAGTCACAAGAAAGACTGTCAAATGATACAAGCTTCCAAGATTTACAAAGAATTCGATTGGGCTTGCGGttgtgaatttaaaaaactattttattgttATCCTTGTGTGCTTCTAAATGTAAGCAATCAAAAAGGTTCAGCTAATCCGAGTATAAAATTTCGGAACCATCATTTAAAGCAAGAAAGTCACATCAAGAATGCCCTTGATATTGCGTTGTTAGGCAAA acaataacaataaacaaactaGAAAACGGAGTCCATAAAACCCACAATGAAAGTGTCCGAAGAAATCGTCAACTCCTCGTCAGAATCATCAAAGGATTCTTAGACAGTTCCAGCCTCTACGAATACGTTTTGAACGGAGAATGCAGTTGGAATGCAAAACTAGACCCATGCAGCCTAATGGAAGTCGTATATAAAGTCGATAACACTCTGAAAGAATGTTACGAACAATCCCCATTCTTCAATGCCATCAAACCGGACATCCTCCAAGAGCAAATCCTCAAAGCCGCCCTACAATTATATCAATCTAAAGTCCTAGAAGAAGTCAATGCAGCTAAATACATTGCCATAATAACCGAAGAAACAACAGACCTCGTCCAAAAAGACCAAATAGCTTTGACCCTGCGATACATCACAGACAATCGAGTCGTAGAACGTTTTTGGACTCTGTTAAAACCCCCTGAAAGAAACCCCAAAGCAATAACCGAACGCCTTTTAGCCGAATTGAATAAAATCCTCCCAACGAATAAGGACAAACTCATCGCACAATCTCACATTGGCGGAGTAATCTTCAGCCCTCAAATAGCCGACCTTCATAGACTGATTACTGTGGAGTATAGAAATGCCATCTATGTTCACTATCATGCGTACAAACTGACCGAAGTGATGGAAAGAGCTGTCTGCCAGAATAGTCGAGTGCGGGACTTTTTTGCGAATCTCTATGGAATGTATGGATTCTTTGAGAGACAACCAAGAATCCTGCAAGCATTTTACGATGCAACACCTGTCTATTGTGAGGGAAGCTTCGAAAAGGGTGCTTTGGTTTTTATCTATGAAAACAAAAGGGAACTTTTGAATTTCATGATCCTTCTCCACACGGATTTAGACTCATCGCCGCAGTTTATCAGAGAAGCTGATGTTTGTGAGAAACTTCTTACAGACGATAGTTTCATGTACTTCCTATCGTTCTTCTATTACCTCATGGCCGATGTCAATGTTTTCTATGTTAGTCTCCAGAACTCATTTGTCGACTCGGTGAAAATCTCCCAGGGAATTAATGAGTTTCTGGATGAAATTCGAAAAACCAAAGACGCCATTGCTGTGGAGAACAGTGACAACGATGACAAGACGAGTGAAGCATTTATGAGAGCATTTGCAAAGATCGAAGTCTGTAATGTTATATTGAAAGAAATCCAGGAACGATTCAGCTTCACCAATCACTGGGAGGCACATATTCTATTCAAATCAGAGCAATATTACAAGTTCCATGGGAATTTCCCAGATAGTATATTACAGAATGCAATTGAGTACTTTAAATTCCAATATCCGGATAAGTTGCGGATAGAATTGCAAATTCTTTACACGCGGACGGATATGATGATTTGTCGGAATGCTCATGATTTGTTGTATATGTTTCAAAAGTACAAGTTAACTTCGATATTTGAAAAGACCACAGCACTTTTGCATGTGATTTTGACAATACCAACAATGTTAATGGATGCCGAGAGTAAGATTTGTGCTATGAGACGTGTGCGGCGGGCTGCAGCGTTAGCCTCGAATCAGAGCTCGGAAACGGGCTTGACAATGCTCCTGGCTGAGCGGGAGACATTGTTGTCGTTTTCTGATTTTGCCGAATCACTTGTCGATGTGTTTGTGAAACAAGAACGACATCAGAATGAGTTTACGTATTACTAG
- the LOC129916440 gene encoding uncharacterized protein LOC129916440, with product MGSPASPILADIVMEALLDEVFENIQDKPKIITKYVDDIFIILKSSHVNSTLTALNSFHPKIQFTVEYENNGELPYLDVMVIRKNNQLIFDWYKKPTSSGRLINYNSKQPNQVIINTAKKFIKRVLDISDIVFRQKNIKIIMDTLISNSFPLNIIKTLLNQHFNPLVRTNLATNVTQFSYKSVLYIPNLSNRMLNAPIRNKDSVRLAFKSANILRTSLFSNLKGEFSKNEKSDIVYKIKCLGDGTNHCPSVYVGTSMQKLKNRIAGHRSDIHSGHSQKTALALHCIDEGHRPDFNNVDILQTEKHYSKRMLLEMLHILDTDNTVNRRSDCEGLSNIYSQFVQRNMLD from the coding sequence ATGGGAAGTCCTGCTTCACCAATATTAGCAGATATTGTAATGGAAGCTTTATTAGATgaggtttttgaaaatattcaagataagccaaaaataataacaaaatatgtCGATGACATTTTTATAATCCTAAAATCTAGTCATGTTAATTCTACTCTAACTGCTTTAAATTCTTTTCATCCGAAAATTCAGTTTACAGTTGAGTATGAAAATAATGGCGAACTTCCATATCTTGATGTAAtggttataagaaaaaataatcaactaatatttgattggtataaaaaaccaaCATCGTCAGGTCGTCTTATTAATTACAATTCCAAACAGCCTAACCAAGTAATTATAAATacagcaaaaaaatttataaaaagagtattggatatcagtgacattgtctttcgtcaaaagaacattaaaataattatggACACATTAATTTCGAATTCATttcctttaaatataataaaaacgcTATTGAATCAACATTTTAATCCTTTGGTTCGGACAAATTTAGCAACAAATGTTAcacaattttcatacaaaagtgttttataCATTCCAAATCTTTCGAATAGGATGTTAAATGCCCCTATAAGGAATAAAGATAGCGTTCGTTTAGCATTCAAATCAGCAAATATATTAAGAActtctttgttttcaaatttaaaaggtgaattctccaaaaacgaaaaatcagacattgtatataaaataaaatgcttagGTGATGGAACAAACCACTGCCCTtcagtttatgtaggtacttcaaTGCAGAAACTTAAGAATAGAATTGCCGGACATAGATCAGATATACATAGTGGACATTCTCAAAAAACAGCTTTAGCTTTACATTGTATAGATGAAGGACATAGGCCAGATTTTAATAACGTAGACattttacaaacagaaaaaCACTATAGCAAAAGAATGTTGCTAGAAATGTTACATATCTTAGATACAGATAATACTGTTAATAGGAGATCAGATTGTGAGGGACTTAgcaatatttatagtcagtttgtccAAAGAAATATGTTAGATTAG
- the LOC129916447 gene encoding general odorant-binding protein 99b-like produces MKFSIALILMLATLASANNFQMREDCARELQIKNYHRNTIPEGHLGKCFLKCMYEKNGAYDKENGFKIEKIYNEIKKHHRPSIAEGELLGLIENCVKESNKADDPCERVYRASVCFDKLD; encoded by the exons atgaaATTTAGTATTGCATTAATTCTAATGCTCGCCACCTTG gcatcagcaaataattttcaaatgagAGAGGATTGCGCTagagaacttcaaattaaaaattaccatCGAAATACTATTCCTGAGGGTCATCTAGGAAAATGCTTTTTAAAATGCATGTATGAGAAGAACGGAGCTTACGATAAAGAGAACgggtttaaaatcgaaaaaatatataatgaaattaaaaaacatcatCGTCCTAGTATTGCTGAAGGTGAACTTCTTGGTCTGATTGAAAATTGCGTCAAGGAAAGTAATAAAGCAGATGATCCTTGTGAACGTGTTTACCGTGCATCAGTATGCTTTGATAAGCTTGATTAA
- the LOC129916448 gene encoding protein FMC1 homolog, giving the protein MASKTLRALLSELRQASPNGCIKDNLAARYILAQYKKYQTTDQELCKAREEVHFLGKTYLTYLSSLRKYKELQKEFHGRGERSVRETADMVGFKLPTDPK; this is encoded by the coding sequence ATGGCCTCCAAAACCCTCCGTGCTTTATTAAGTGAATTGCGTCAAGCATCACCAAACGGCTGCATCAAAGATAACCTAGCAGCCCGCTACATTTTagctcaatacaaaaaataccaaacaaccgATCAGGAACTATGCAAGGCACGCGAAGAAGTTCATTTCTTGGGCAAAACATACCTCACTTACTTGTCAAGTTTGAGGAAATACAAAGAACTCCAGAAAGAGTTTCATGGGAGGGGTGAAAGATCGGTAAGAGAAACTGCCGACATGGTTGGTTTTAAATTACCAACAGAtccaaagtaa